In the genome of Amphiura filiformis chromosome 4, Afil_fr2py, whole genome shotgun sequence, one region contains:
- the LOC140149964 gene encoding uncharacterized protein: MNKTSYQDKANELLADKNTYELIKKDPTAKNKNLLVDQLKVLKDEEWIDFKLYRQLYPTMAVVPKFYGLPKVHKPSCPLRPIVASRGSITYDTAKFVANILSPLVGKSERHLQNSEDLVNKMSKFTLGPDECLVSFDVTALFTCVPVDESLVIVKDLLTADTTLESRTDLSPQQVTDLLSTCLKTTYFVYNDKFYVQREGAAMGSPVSPIIANLFMENFEEKALQSCANPPKYWGRYVDDIMVIMDKAEVDSFTQHLNSVHPSIKFTVELESNNALAMLDTLITRAPDGKLVFSVYRKSTHTDQYLNFSSHQPLEHKLGVIRTLTHRPKTLSSDSTLLEKELDHVKKSLSICGYTKWTWTAPSSRKRDPKPRRHDTPSKGHVSLPYVQGVTEAINRKIRSAGVTVHVKPSNTIRSMVVSPKDKVKTLDRTGSIYQINVKTVHHNI, from the coding sequence ATGAACAAAACCTCGTACCAAGACAAAGCCAATGAACTTTTAGCTGATAAGAACACGTATGAACTCATTAAGAAAGACCCCACTGCCAAGAATAAAAATCTCTTGGTGGATCAACTCAAAGTCCTCAAAGACGAGGAGTGGATTGACTTTAAGTTGTACAGACAGCTATACCCCACCATGGCTGTTGTACCAAAGTTCTATGGCCTTCCAAAGGTCCATAAACCTTCGTGCCCACTTAGACCGATAGTGGCGAGTCGCGGTTCCATTACGTATGACACAGCTAAATTTGTGGCCAACATCCTGTCCCCCCTAGTTGGCAAATCTGAAAGACATCTGCAGAACAGTGAGGACTTAGTCAATAAGATGTCTAAATTCACTCTCGGTCCCGATGAATGCCTTGTGTCCTTTGATGTCACAGCCCTCTTCACGTGCGTTCCGGTGGATGAAAGTTTAGTGATTGTTAAGGACTTGTTAACAGCGGACACCACCTTAGAGTCCAGAACTGATCTTAGCCCACAGCAAGTTACTGACCTTCTGAGCACCTGTCTTAAAACCACTTACTTCGTTTACAATGACAAGTTTTATGTTCAACGCGAGGGTGCGGCGATGGGCTCCCCCGTGAGCCCGATCATTGCGAATCTCTTCATGGAGAACTTTGAAGAGAAGGCTCTTCAATCGTGTGCTAATCCCCCCAAATACTGGGGGCGCTATGTCGATGACATTATGGTGATTATGGACAAAGCTGAGGTAGATTCGTTCACTCAACATCTGAACTCTGTACACCCATCCATCAAATTCACGGTTGAACTTGAAAGTAACAATGCACTCGCGATGCTGGACACCCTCATCACTCGTGCTCCTGACGGTAAGCTGGTCTTCAGTGTCTATCGCAAAAGTACCCACACCGACCAGTACTTAAATTTCTCCAGTCATCAGCCATTGGAACACAAGCTAGGAGTGATTAGAACTCTGACTCACCGCCCAAAAACTTTGTCATCTGACAGCACTCTTCTTGAAAAAGAATTAGATCATGTCAAGAAGTCACTGTCCATATGCGGATACACCAAATGGACCTGGACTGCGCCGAGTAGTAGGAAACGGGACCCCAAACCTCGCAGGCATGACACCCCCTCCAAAGGTCACGTCTCGTTACCCTACGTTCAAGGCGTGACGGAAGCGATTAATAGGAAAATCAGGAGTGCTGGTGTAACTGTTCATGTCAAACCCTCGAACACCATCAGGAGCATGGTGGTGTCGCCCAAGGACAAAGTAAAGACACTGGACCGTACGGGGTCCATCTATCAAATCAATGTAAAGACTGTCCATCACAATATATAG
- the LOC140149965 gene encoding uncharacterized protein: protein MSTPQQLKLHSRLESEHGRMATKLVRRMEFLERKSARFRNHLHFTLHCKHHGVTPASLNLKSSVKGVTAERILQRAQHQLVGERIRQIYATLNNIKQQIADTDEQLFTELPMETYSEVKEWVAHAHKAEWDKCRSRQQTKFARLSSSDKQTKTRDKNRPIVPVNQQEHKEVTDRWVINKSDKELTESGCQCFKGTQLRGKSIKIPVVEFITGVESATKLIGHDSDEASRLRLDCVDILEHAKVPDSNISKEERAALRDLKSDNNIMILPADKGGPLW, encoded by the coding sequence ATGTCTACGCCACAGCAGTTAAAATTACATTCCCGTCTCGAAAGCGAACATGGCCGGATGGCGACAAAACTAGTCAGACGTATGGAATTTCTGGAAAGAAAATCGGCCAGATTTAGGAACCACCTTCATTTTACTTTACATTGCAAACACCACGGTGTGACCCCGGCGAGTCTTAATTTGAAATCGTCAGTGAAAGGTGTAACAGCGGAAAGGATTTTACAAAGGGCTCAACATCAATTAGTAGGGGAACGGATCAGACAGATCTATGCTACGCTAAATAACATCAAACAACAAATCGCGGACACAGATGAACAGTTGTTTACTGAGTTGCCTATGGAGACGTACTCGGAAGTCAAAGAGTGGGTCGCACATGCGCACAAAGCCGAATGGGACAAGTGCAGATCACGTCAACAAACCAAATTTGCTCGCTTGTCATCGAGTGATAAACAAACTAAAACACGGGATAAAAACCGCCCGATTGTTCCAGTTAACCAGCAGGAGCATAAGGAAGTAACAGATAGATGGGTGATTAACAAGTCAGACAAAGAACTAACGGAATCGGGTTGTCAGTGCTTCAAAGGGACTCAACTACGCGGTAAGTCCATCAAAATCCCGGTAGTCGAATTCATCACCGGTGTTGAATCAGCGACCAAATTGATAGGGCACGATTCGGACGAGGCGTCGCGCTTGAGACTCGATTGTGTGGACATTTTAGAACATGCGAAGGTCCCTGACAGTAATATTTCCAAAGAGGAAAGAGCAGCGCTTCGTGATCTGAAATCTGACAATAATATCATGATCCTCCCTGCTGACAAGGGAGGGCCACTGTGGTAA